One genomic region from Clostridium saccharobutylicum DSM 13864 encodes:
- a CDS encoding DUF434 domain-containing protein has product MTQIVKRGFVSSDKTEFNNTNIDLLKKAQKDICFLLNRGYKIDKTIEFIGNHFLFSARQRLALKRSLCSYDDFKKRENHKIINGYKNNTIHIDGLNIIITLEVALSNSTLIRGMDGTIRDLAGLRGTYKLIDKTDIAINLIGLKLNKMKPRKVIFYLDSPVSNTGRLKQKILEVLSIYNFELEVNLVPNADVILSKLSYVVTSDGIILNTCDSWINLVYEIMNEELPNTSYIDFKI; this is encoded by the coding sequence ATGACACAAATAGTAAAAAGAGGTTTTGTTTCTTCTGATAAAACTGAATTTAATAATACAAATATAGATTTATTGAAGAAAGCACAAAAGGACATTTGTTTTTTATTAAATAGAGGCTATAAGATTGATAAAACTATTGAATTTATAGGTAATCATTTTCTTTTTTCAGCAAGGCAGAGGTTAGCTTTAAAAAGAAGTTTATGCTCTTATGATGATTTTAAAAAAAGAGAGAATCATAAAATAATAAATGGATATAAAAATAATACAATACATATTGATGGATTAAACATAATAATTACACTTGAGGTAGCACTTTCTAACTCTACTTTAATTAGAGGTATGGATGGAACAATTAGAGATTTAGCTGGACTTCGTGGAACATACAAACTAATTGATAAAACAGATATTGCAATAAACTTAATAGGTTTAAAGCTCAATAAAATGAAACCCAGAAAAGTAATATTTTATTTAGATTCACCTGTTTCAAATACTGGAAGATTAAAACAAAAAATTTTAGAAGTTTTATCTATATATAATTTTGAATTAGAAGTTAATCTTGTGCCTAATGCAGATGTTATCTTGAGTAAATTAAGTTACGTTGTAACTAGTGATGGAATTATCTTAAATACATGTGATAGTTGGATTAACTTAGTATATGAGATCATGAATGAAGAATTACCTAATACTTCCTATATAGATTTTAAAATTTAA
- a CDS encoding ABC transporter ATP-binding protein: MINIENITKSYNGKYKAVDNLNLEIKEGEIYGLLGPNGAGKTTTIKMITGIIAPSKGKIEINKIDISKEPIKAKEQFGYVPDNPDMFLRLTGIEYLNFMADVYNVSQEDRTSRIKDMSKRFEMNSAIGDKIQTYSHGMRQKIILMGVMVHNPRVWILDEPMTGLDPKSAFILKEMMREHADAGNTVIFSTHVLEVAEKVCDKVAIINKGQLIFNGTLSELRDEFKENESLEEMFLEITEDEKA, from the coding sequence ATGATAAATATAGAAAATATAACAAAAAGTTATAATGGAAAATACAAAGCAGTAGATAATTTAAATTTAGAAATTAAAGAAGGTGAAATTTATGGGTTGCTTGGTCCGAATGGTGCAGGTAAAACAACAACAATTAAAATGATAACTGGAATAATAGCACCATCAAAAGGCAAAATAGAAATAAACAAGATTGACATTAGCAAGGAACCAATTAAGGCTAAGGAGCAATTTGGATATGTTCCAGATAATCCTGATATGTTTTTAAGATTGACAGGAATAGAATATTTGAACTTTATGGCAGATGTATATAATGTTTCACAAGAAGATAGAACATCAAGAATAAAAGATATGTCAAAAAGATTCGAAATGAATTCTGCAATTGGTGATAAAATACAAACTTACTCACATGGAATGAGGCAAAAGATAATATTAATGGGAGTAATGGTACATAATCCAAGAGTGTGGATTCTTGATGAACCAATGACAGGATTAGATCCAAAATCAGCATTTATACTAAAAGAAATGATGAGAGAGCATGCGGATGCAGGTAATACAGTAATTTTTTCTACTCATGTGTTAGAGGTTGCTGAAAAAGTGTGTGATAAGGTAGCTATAATTAATAAAGGGCAATTAATATTTAATGGAACTTTAAGTGAGTTGAGAGATGAATTTAAAGAAAATGAATCATTAGAAGAAATGTTTTTGGAGATTACTGAAGATGAAAAGGCTTAA
- a CDS encoding putative ABC transporter permease subunit gives MKRLKIITKYFIRNALDEMFAGSKLKPVFIVILMIFTVSMLSMPFTIMVGESYKSFHSMGQEGTLLATVLSLGSAVFFFFGIYTIMNVFYFSQDIEVILPLPFKSSEIVFGKFAAVLINMYIYDAMMILPLAAYGIVSSANLTYYIYAIIVLIVTPILPMIFASVICMILMRFTTLSKHKDAFKMLTGCLSLIIIILFNYFTSGSGRNMNSDQILKKLSEGNNSVMDMTIGIFLTNKFSAYALVYNNELKGLLYILLSLALSILIFILYYYIGGKLYLKGIVGISESYSRREDIIKNGKASKLIRTNSPLKALIKRDIKVLLRTPQFFVNCVAMIFYMPAILGMTMFSGDNLSKYRVLLNQGTSWYSITIAVSFIGGTICIMTGGAASTALSREGKDFIVSKYIPIDYKIQLYSKILSSLCINEIGAIIIALGLILVKASPILLLLGIISAIGSIVLITFFGLYLDFRSPKLSWDNERAMLKSNYMPLIIMLIAFILGVILVLASIFLKNYIIIFIIAMAIILIGSSILYKMLVKLAYKVYCEI, from the coding sequence ATGAAAAGGCTTAAGATAATAACAAAATATTTTATAAGAAATGCTCTTGATGAAATGTTCGCTGGTAGTAAGCTTAAACCAGTTTTTATAGTTATTCTTATGATTTTTACGGTTAGTATGCTATCGATGCCGTTTACAATTATGGTTGGTGAATCATATAAATCATTCCATTCTATGGGACAAGAAGGAACATTATTAGCTACAGTATTATCACTTGGATCAGCTGTCTTTTTTTTCTTTGGTATATATACAATAATGAATGTATTTTATTTTTCTCAGGATATAGAGGTAATATTACCACTGCCTTTTAAAAGTAGTGAAATAGTATTTGGTAAATTTGCTGCAGTATTAATTAATATGTATATTTATGATGCAATGATGATTTTGCCACTTGCAGCTTATGGAATTGTATCAAGTGCAAATTTGACGTATTATATATATGCAATAATTGTGCTTATTGTAACACCTATACTTCCAATGATTTTTGCTTCAGTTATATGTATGATACTTATGAGGTTTACAACTTTATCTAAGCATAAGGATGCTTTTAAAATGCTAACTGGATGTTTATCATTGATTATTATTATTTTGTTTAATTACTTTACTTCAGGTTCAGGGAGAAATATGAATTCAGATCAAATTCTAAAAAAACTTTCAGAAGGCAATAATAGTGTTATGGATATGACAATAGGAATCTTTTTAACAAATAAGTTTTCAGCTTATGCATTAGTATACAATAATGAATTGAAAGGTTTATTATATATTTTATTATCTTTAGCTTTAAGTATTTTAATATTCATTTTATACTATTACATTGGGGGTAAATTGTATCTTAAAGGGATAGTAGGAATTTCAGAATCTTATAGTAGAAGAGAAGATATTATTAAGAATGGAAAAGCTTCTAAATTAATTCGAACCAATTCACCATTAAAAGCGTTAATTAAAAGAGATATTAAAGTTTTACTTAGGACACCTCAATTTTTTGTTAACTGTGTTGCAATGATATTTTATATGCCTGCGATACTTGGCATGACAATGTTCTCTGGTGATAATTTATCAAAATATAGAGTTCTATTAAATCAAGGAACAAGTTGGTATTCAATAACTATAGCAGTTTCATTCATAGGTGGAACCATATGCATAATGACTGGTGGAGCAGCATCAACAGCACTTTCCAGAGAAGGAAAAGATTTTATAGTATCAAAGTATATACCAATTGACTATAAAATTCAGTTATATTCTAAGATTTTATCATCTCTTTGCATAAATGAAATTGGAGCAATAATAATAGCTTTAGGATTAATATTAGTAAAAGCTAGCCCAATATTATTGCTACTAGGAATTATTTCAGCAATTGGATCGATTGTATTAATAACTTTCTTTGGTCTATATTTAGACTTTAGATCTCCTAAGTTAAGTTGGGATAATGAAAGGGCTATGTTAAAAAGCAATTATATGCCATTAATTATTATGCTTATAGCATTTATATTAGGTGTTATTCTTGTACTTGCATCTATATTTTTAAAAAATTATATAATAATATTTATTATAGCAATGGCTATAATATTAATAGGAAGTTCTATATTATATAAGATGTTAGTAAAACTTGCTTATAAAGTTTATTGTGAAATTTAA
- a CDS encoding pentapeptide repeat-containing protein, with translation MSDLIKVLKPKLEILFNENKNVDHKLVTERYLANYSLENYKLNNIEQERVEINSCHFINVVFDECSFNNIDMIDVVFENCDLSNVDFSDGSLHRIEFKDCKLIGTNFSGCNLQNILFENVLGRYSNFSYSKMKSINFKSCNIQGAVFLECSFNKIAFKECNISGGEFTNTYLKNIDFRDSDISEILLTGKELKDAIISPLQAVELCKLLGVIIK, from the coding sequence ATGTCTGATTTAATCAAAGTATTGAAACCTAAATTAGAAATTTTATTTAATGAAAATAAAAATGTAGATCATAAACTAGTAACAGAGAGATATCTAGCAAATTATTCTTTAGAAAATTATAAATTGAATAATATAGAACAAGAAAGAGTTGAAATAAACTCCTGTCATTTTATAAATGTTGTTTTTGATGAATGTTCTTTTAATAATATAGATATGATAGATGTAGTATTTGAAAATTGTGATTTATCAAATGTTGATTTTTCAGATGGAAGTCTGCACAGAATTGAATTTAAAGACTGCAAACTTATTGGAACTAACTTTTCAGGATGTAACCTACAGAATATTTTATTTGAAAATGTTCTTGGAAGATATTCAAATTTTAGTTATTCTAAAATGAAATCAATTAATTTCAAATCTTGTAATATTCAAGGAGCTGTATTTTTAGAATGTAGTTTTAATAAAATCGCATTTAAGGAATGCAATATAAGTGGCGGAGAATTCACAAATACATATTTGAAGAATATAGATTTTAGGGATAGCGATATATCTGAAATATTACTTACAGGAAAGGAATTAAAAGATGCAATAATATCGCCTCTTCAAGCGGTTGAACTTTGCAAACTTCTTGGCGTAATAATTAAATAG
- a CDS encoding DegV family protein — protein MEKIALITDSASDISVELLKENNIKLLPFKVIYSEGEYEDRTEITPKMMYERLSTEIPKTSLPSIEKIHTTLKNVVDEGYTHAIIITISKAFSGTYNAVRLVCQEFSDLETFIFDSKTLTMAQGAMVLETANLIKEGKSFREICKILPTFREKIDLFFTLDTLEYLQKGGRIGKVAGTIGNLLNVKPIITVADDGTYRTAAKVRGSKQAVSKMTNIFKGYLEKHKYKAWILDGYGEDKVEALYKEIKDLPNVVECTLAGTIGPALGVNTGPGLVGLAIEKVD, from the coding sequence ATGGAAAAGATAGCATTGATAACAGATAGTGCTTCTGACATTAGTGTTGAACTTTTAAAAGAAAATAATATAAAATTACTACCTTTTAAAGTTATATATAGTGAAGGGGAATATGAAGATAGAACTGAAATAACGCCTAAAATGATGTATGAGCGTTTATCTACTGAAATTCCTAAAACATCATTACCAAGTATAGAAAAAATACATACTACTCTTAAGAATGTTGTGGATGAGGGATATACTCATGCTATTATAATTACAATATCAAAAGCTTTTTCAGGAACTTATAATGCTGTGAGGTTAGTATGTCAAGAATTCTCAGACCTCGAGACTTTTATCTTTGACTCAAAAACTTTGACTATGGCTCAAGGGGCTATGGTTTTAGAAACTGCAAATCTAATAAAAGAAGGAAAGTCATTTAGAGAAATATGTAAAATCCTACCTACATTTAGAGAAAAAATTGACTTGTTTTTTACATTAGATACTTTAGAATATCTTCAAAAGGGTGGTAGAATTGGTAAAGTTGCAGGAACAATTGGAAACCTTTTAAATGTTAAGCCAATAATAACTGTAGCTGATGATGGTACTTATAGAACTGCTGCAAAAGTAAGAGGCTCAAAACAAGCAGTATCAAAAATGACTAATATATTTAAAGGATATTTAGAAAAACATAAATACAAAGCCTGGATTTTAGATGGATATGGTGAGGATAAAGTTGAAGCATTATATAAAGAAATAAAGGATTTACCAAATGTTGTTGAATGTACTTTAGCAGGAACAATAGGCCCTGCGCTTGGAGTAAATACTGGCCCTGGTTTAGTGGGTCTTGCAATAGAAAAGGTAGATTGA
- a CDS encoding PadR family transcriptional regulator codes for MSGKLDFQSIEDIKAEEKRLYEEYKNKVAALKKAKQEKKSGTQIFTKGLLPIYVLYILSLGPTNGNEISHKIGVRTKGKWTPSTGGIYPLLKRLETDELIEGQWDDIDKKFQKTYYLTEKGYKELENKKLILKSKIQESLEVFNVIYNDLYR; via the coding sequence ATGAGTGGCAAATTGGATTTTCAAAGCATAGAAGATATAAAAGCAGAGGAAAAAAGATTATATGAGGAATATAAAAATAAAGTTGCTGCTTTAAAAAAAGCTAAGCAGGAAAAAAAATCAGGTACTCAAATTTTTACAAAAGGATTGTTACCTATATATGTATTATATATTTTATCTTTAGGTCCAACTAACGGAAATGAAATATCACATAAAATTGGTGTTAGAACAAAAGGAAAATGGACCCCTAGCACAGGCGGAATTTATCCGCTTTTGAAAAGGTTAGAAACTGACGAGCTTATTGAGGGACAATGGGATGATATTGATAAGAAATTCCAAAAGACATATTATTTAACTGAAAAAGGATACAAGGAATTAGAAAATAAAAAATTGATCTTAAAATCTAAAATACAGGAATCCCTAGAAGTATTTAATGTAATATATAATGATCTGTATAGATAA
- a CDS encoding NAD(P)/FAD-dependent oxidoreductase codes for MSKVIVIGAGPAGMMAAIEASKNHEVILLDGNERIGKKLFITGKGRCNVTNAKDISEFFEYIPGNPHFLYSSLYSFTNDDTMNFFEKEGIKLKVERGDRVFPQSDKSSDIIRGLSNALSRTNVKIRLNSKVTDIKFKDKKITELMINNEESLVGDYYIMATGGASYPLTGSRGEGQEFAKKLGHNIIPLTPALVPIEIKDSKTRELMGLSLRNVEIVIKENDKKVVYKNFGEMLFTHFGVSGPLVLSGSRFIKKDKEYKLHIDLKPALNLGELDKRVQKDFNKYLNKDFKNSLDELLPQKLIPTVIELSGISETKKVNEITKEERKKLVNVIKDLTYDIKGLRPLAEGIVTAGGVDIKEIDPSTMKSKIISNLSFCGEVMDVDAFTGGYNVQIAFATGFIAGNNI; via the coding sequence TTGAGTAAAGTTATTGTTATAGGAGCAGGACCTGCTGGTATGATGGCTGCTATAGAGGCATCAAAAAATCACGAAGTGATATTATTAGATGGTAATGAAAGAATTGGGAAAAAGCTTTTTATTACAGGTAAAGGAAGATGTAATGTTACTAATGCAAAAGATATATCAGAATTTTTTGAGTACATACCAGGTAATCCTCATTTTCTATACAGTTCATTATATAGTTTTACAAATGATGATACTATGAATTTCTTTGAGAAAGAAGGAATTAAATTAAAAGTTGAAAGAGGAGATAGAGTTTTTCCACAATCAGATAAGTCTTCAGATATAATACGTGGATTATCAAATGCATTAAGCAGAACAAATGTTAAAATTAGATTAAACTCAAAAGTAACAGATATTAAATTTAAAGATAAAAAAATAACTGAACTTATGATAAACAATGAAGAAAGTTTAGTTGGAGATTATTATATTATGGCAACAGGAGGAGCATCATATCCTCTTACTGGTTCTAGAGGGGAAGGGCAGGAATTTGCAAAAAAATTAGGGCATAATATAATTCCGCTTACTCCAGCTCTTGTTCCAATTGAAATAAAAGATTCTAAGACAAGAGAACTTATGGGATTGTCGTTAAGAAATGTAGAAATTGTTATTAAGGAAAATGATAAAAAAGTAGTATATAAGAATTTTGGAGAAATGTTATTTACGCATTTTGGAGTTTCAGGACCACTTGTATTAAGTGGAAGTAGATTTATAAAGAAGGATAAAGAATACAAATTACATATTGATTTAAAACCTGCTCTAAATTTAGGAGAATTAGATAAGAGAGTTCAAAAAGATTTTAATAAGTATTTAAATAAAGACTTTAAAAATTCGTTGGATGAATTACTACCTCAAAAATTAATTCCAACTGTTATTGAACTGAGTGGTATTTCTGAAACTAAGAAAGTAAATGAAATAACTAAAGAGGAAAGAAAGAAATTAGTTAATGTAATTAAAGATTTAACGTATGATATTAAAGGTTTAAGACCACTTGCAGAAGGAATAGTTACAGCAGGTGGAGTTGATATAAAAGAAATAGATCCTTCAACGATGAAATCAAAAATAATTAGCAATCTTTCCTTTTGTGGAGAAGTAATGGATGTAGATGCCTTTACCGGTGGGTATAATGTTCAAATAGCTTTTGCAACAGGATTTATAGCTGGAAATAATATTTAA
- the cmk gene encoding (d)CMP kinase gives MKISVAIDGPAGAGKSTIAKLVGKEYNLMYINTGAMYRAVALKAKENGLSSNKVDEICKLISKMEMHFENDDLIVDGENIQEKITMPEISNIVSNYASIPEVRSILVKLQRDMSNKFDVIMDGRDIGTVVLKDASFKFFLTASADERANRRFKELQKRNIECSYDQILKDIIDRDYKDTHRPTDPLKKADDAIEIDSTKLDINGVVEKINEYIRKGKK, from the coding sequence TTGAAAATTTCAGTAGCAATAGATGGACCAGCAGGAGCGGGTAAAAGCACAATTGCCAAACTAGTTGGTAAGGAATATAACCTTATGTACATAAATACAGGAGCAATGTATAGGGCAGTTGCTTTAAAAGCTAAGGAGAACGGTTTATCTTCAAATAAAGTCGATGAAATATGTAAATTAATAAGCAAAATGGAAATGCATTTTGAAAATGATGATTTAATAGTTGATGGAGAAAATATTCAAGAAAAGATAACTATGCCAGAAATAAGCAATATAGTATCAAATTATGCTAGTATTCCAGAAGTTAGATCAATACTTGTAAAACTTCAAAGAGATATGTCAAATAAATTTGATGTTATTATGGATGGTAGGGACATTGGAACTGTTGTACTTAAAGATGCGAGCTTTAAATTCTTTTTGACAGCTAGTGCTGATGAAAGAGCAAATAGAAGATTTAAAGAATTACAAAAGAGAAATATAGAATGTTCATATGACCAAATTCTAAAAGATATAATAGATAGAGATTATAAAGATACTCATAGACCAACTGATCCATTAAAAAAAGCTGATGATGCTATAGAAATAGATAGCACCAAACTTGATATTAATGGAGTTGTAGAAAAAATTAATGAGTACATAAGAAAAGGGAAAAAATAA
- a CDS encoding bifunctional 4-hydroxy-3-methylbut-2-enyl diphosphate reductase/30S ribosomal protein S1: MREVVLANNAGFCFGVQRAVKEALKIQKEHNAKIYTLGPLIHNNDVVKFLEENNIFSIELNEVDQLNKGDVIVIRSHGVPEEILTMLEEKQFEVVNATCPFVTNIQKKVKKYSKEGYHIVILGDKNHPEVIGINGWCNHKAIITKDGTFEEDIPQKVCVVSQTTEKLKNWENTLKNLSKVKELISFNTICAATDVRQRSTEKVSQEVDAMIVIGGKNSSNTTKLYQIAKENCEQTIHIENLTELPEDFINNNIKKIGVTAGASTPDWIIREVLNTMNAENNNFEDQLSLMNELDKRFAIGDEVEGEILSKTRDSILVSLVGYKSDGVISFSELSAKEDPIELAEKLNVGDTIKAKVIKLQNSDGYVVLSRLEYEREEAFKELEELFTQGKTFEITIREAKEKGLVANYKGVRIFVPASQIDNKFTKDKESYVGKTIEVKLIDFSLKNPIKIVASRRILIEAEKNEQDVKAWESFNLGDVVKGEVKRFTNFGAFVEINGIDGLLHLSQISWSHVKKAEDILKEGQIIEVKIIGLDKEAKKLSLSMKELMPKPWDNVKEKYPEDSIVLGKVVRLNDFGAFVELEPGVDGLVHISKISHNRIEHPSEVLKVGQEIKAKILSVDEENKRISLSIKDI; encoded by the coding sequence ATGAGGGAAGTAGTTTTAGCAAATAATGCTGGGTTTTGCTTTGGAGTTCAGAGAGCTGTTAAAGAAGCTCTTAAAATTCAAAAGGAACATAATGCAAAAATTTATACATTAGGTCCCTTAATACATAATAACGATGTAGTTAAATTCTTAGAAGAAAATAATATATTTTCTATAGAATTAAATGAAGTGGATCAATTAAATAAAGGCGATGTAATTGTTATAAGATCTCATGGAGTTCCTGAAGAAATTTTGACTATGCTGGAAGAAAAACAATTTGAAGTTGTAAATGCAACCTGTCCTTTTGTTACAAATATTCAAAAGAAGGTTAAGAAATATTCCAAGGAAGGTTATCATATAGTAATATTAGGTGATAAAAATCATCCAGAAGTTATAGGAATAAATGGATGGTGTAATCATAAAGCTATAATCACTAAAGATGGTACTTTTGAGGAAGATATTCCACAGAAGGTTTGTGTAGTATCCCAAACTACTGAGAAATTAAAAAATTGGGAGAATACTTTAAAAAACTTATCAAAAGTAAAAGAACTAATATCTTTTAATACTATTTGTGCAGCTACTGATGTTAGACAAAGAAGTACAGAAAAAGTTTCTCAAGAAGTAGATGCGATGATTGTCATTGGAGGAAAAAATAGTTCTAATACTACTAAATTGTATCAAATTGCAAAAGAAAATTGTGAACAAACAATTCATATAGAAAATTTAACAGAACTACCAGAGGATTTTATTAATAATAATATAAAAAAAATAGGAGTTACAGCTGGTGCATCAACACCAGATTGGATTATTAGGGAGGTACTTAATACTATGAATGCAGAAAATAATAATTTTGAAGATCAATTATCATTAATGAATGAGCTAGATAAAAGATTTGCTATTGGAGATGAAGTTGAAGGAGAAATACTTTCTAAAACTAGAGATTCTATATTAGTTTCATTAGTAGGATATAAGAGTGATGGTGTTATATCTTTTTCTGAGTTATCAGCAAAAGAAGATCCAATAGAATTAGCAGAAAAACTTAATGTAGGTGATACTATTAAAGCAAAAGTTATAAAGCTTCAAAATAGTGATGGATATGTAGTTTTATCTAGATTAGAATATGAAAGAGAAGAAGCCTTTAAAGAACTTGAAGAACTATTTACTCAAGGAAAAACTTTTGAAATAACTATTAGAGAAGCTAAGGAAAAAGGATTAGTAGCAAACTATAAAGGGGTTAGAATCTTTGTACCTGCTTCACAAATCGATAATAAATTTACTAAAGATAAAGAATCATATGTTGGAAAGACAATAGAAGTTAAATTAATTGATTTTTCTTTAAAAAATCCTATAAAAATTGTAGCATCAAGAAGAATATTAATTGAAGCTGAGAAAAATGAACAAGATGTTAAAGCTTGGGAAAGTTTTAACTTAGGAGATGTAGTTAAAGGTGAAGTTAAGAGATTTACAAACTTTGGAGCATTTGTTGAAATAAATGGAATCGATGGATTATTACATTTATCACAAATTTCTTGGAGTCATGTTAAGAAAGCTGAAGACATTTTAAAAGAAGGTCAAATAATAGAAGTTAAAATTATTGGTCTTGATAAAGAAGCTAAGAAATTATCTTTAAGTATGAAGGAATTAATGCCAAAGCCTTGGGATAATGTTAAAGAAAAATATCCTGAAGATTCAATAGTTCTTGGAAAAGTAGTAAGACTTAATGATTTTGGCGCTTTTGTAGAATTAGAACCTGGAGTAGATGGATTAGTTCATATCTCTAAAATATCTCATAATAGAATAGAGCATCCTTCAGAAGTTTTAAAGGTAGGTCAAGAAATTAAAGCTAAAATACTAAGTGTTGATGAAGAAAACAAAAGAATCAGCTTAAGCATAAAAGATATTTAA
- a CDS encoding GNAT family N-acetyltransferase translates to MILVENLSLFNIESFKKLYNANENAYICDKDFFEIYNDECFILKYIIRKQIKLFKIKDEYIGYIWYEYPSNRGLSNIYALYVKDEYLELIDISLLASLKSCALKFDTTDNLKTRYIMNKLQFNSECETILMRIASINCYNNLYDTSLSFKHFKKKRDEKLRCDIQNSIFNDKGRTPLTINDIYAEEDESYYIDDYSVFLYNDYDDPVGYGQIIYNKGIYTIVNFGILSEYRNKGYGESLVKYLIKLCYEDSIDRVYIRVEKTNYIALALYNKIGFRECGLFTTWYKGIG, encoded by the coding sequence ATGATTTTGGTTGAAAATTTATCACTTTTTAATATCGAATCTTTTAAAAAACTGTACAATGCAAATGAAAATGCTTATATATGCGATAAAGATTTTTTTGAAATATACAATGATGAATGTTTTATATTAAAATATATTATTAGAAAGCAAATTAAATTATTTAAAATAAAAGATGAGTATATAGGATATATTTGGTATGAATATCCATCTAATCGAGGTTTAAGTAATATCTATGCGTTATATGTAAAAGATGAGTATTTGGAATTAATAGACATATCTTTATTAGCGTCACTAAAAAGTTGTGCACTCAAGTTTGATACTACAGATAATTTGAAAACAAGATATATTATGAATAAATTACAATTTAATAGTGAATGTGAAACAATTTTAATGAGAATAGCTAGTATAAATTGCTATAATAATCTTTATGATACATCATTAAGTTTTAAGCATTTTAAGAAAAAAAGAGATGAAAAATTAAGATGCGATATACAAAATTCAATATTCAATGATAAAGGAAGAACTCCGTTAACAATAAATGATATTTACGCAGAAGAAGATGAATCGTATTATATAGATGATTATTCAGTATTTTTATACAATGATTATGATGATCCAGTAGGCTATGGTCAAATAATTTACAACAAAGGTATATATACGATAGTTAACTTTGGAATTCTAAGCGAGTATAGAAATAAAGGATACGGAGAATCGTTAGTTAAATATTTAATTAAGTTATGTTATGAAGATTCTATAGATAGAGTGTATATTAGAGTAGAGAAGACAAACTACATAGCATTAGCTCTATATAATAAAATTGGCTTTAGGGAATGTGGTTTGTTTACAACTTGGTATAAAGGAATAGGTTAA
- a CDS encoding phage holin family protein, protein MAHKEHNEQQVHKSSISGWIGRFVMIAVILAITSFLTPGFSINGLWSFLLAAIVITVLDYLVESFMGVDASPFGKGIKGFVIAAIILYIAQFIVPNMRVSIIGSLLAALVIGILDAVLPGRAM, encoded by the coding sequence ATGGCACATAAAGAACATAATGAACAACAAGTACATAAAAGTAGTATATCTGGTTGGATAGGCAGGTTTGTTATGATTGCAGTTATTTTAGCAATAACATCATTTTTAACACCTGGTTTTAGTATTAATGGACTATGGTCATTTTTATTAGCAGCAATTGTTATAACAGTATTAGATTATTTAGTAGAATCATTTATGGGAGTTGATGCATCACCATTTGGAAAGGGAATTAAAGGATTTGTTATTGCTGCGATAATATTATATATAGCACAATTCATAGTTCCTAATATGAGAGTGTCTATAATAGGATCATTATTAGCTGCTTTAGTTATAGGAATATTAGATGCAGTTTTACCTGGAAGGGCAATGTAA